A window of Terriglobus sp. RCC_193 contains these coding sequences:
- a CDS encoding YheT family hydrolase: MNATSPFQPRRWLRNGHLQTIVGNFLPRMDRLPVATTELVPVPLPQEMQSLPEAVALDQHLPSRILCHCHWQPEPEGRVTVVLVHGLEGSSYSQYVVGNANRLFAAGCNVVRMNMRNCGGTDALSPTLYHSGMSGDVKAVLAWLIARGCGRVVLAGYSMGGNLMLKAVGEFADEAPRQLIGCVAVSPVMDLGESADALHESQNRLYERRFLRALLQRYRLKCRLYPAVYAPELAARVQSIRDFDEYITGPACGFTGASDYYHRAASARVLDRIMVPTLVLHACDDPFIRLTANTRQKLVCNPHITLLEPQNGGHCAFLEQPTQDYDGYYAERLLLDFVKDRAADSARERVPLC, from the coding sequence TTGAACGCAACGAGTCCATTTCAACCGCGCCGCTGGCTCCGCAACGGCCACCTGCAGACGATCGTCGGCAACTTTCTGCCGCGCATGGATCGCCTGCCCGTGGCCACGACGGAACTGGTTCCCGTGCCATTGCCGCAGGAGATGCAGTCGCTGCCCGAAGCCGTGGCGCTGGATCAGCATCTGCCCAGCCGCATTCTTTGCCATTGCCACTGGCAACCGGAGCCGGAAGGCCGTGTCACGGTCGTGCTGGTGCATGGTCTTGAGGGATCGTCGTACTCACAGTACGTGGTGGGAAATGCGAACCGCCTCTTTGCAGCGGGATGCAACGTGGTCCGCATGAACATGCGCAACTGCGGAGGCACCGATGCGCTTTCGCCCACGCTGTACCACTCCGGTATGTCTGGCGATGTAAAGGCTGTGCTGGCGTGGCTCATTGCGCGCGGTTGCGGCCGCGTTGTTCTGGCGGGCTACAGCATGGGCGGTAACCTGATGCTGAAGGCGGTGGGGGAGTTCGCAGACGAAGCTCCGCGGCAGCTGATCGGATGCGTCGCCGTTTCGCCCGTGATGGATCTGGGAGAGAGTGCCGACGCACTGCATGAGTCGCAGAATCGCCTCTATGAACGCCGCTTTCTGCGCGCTCTGTTGCAGCGTTATCGGCTTAAGTGTCGTTTGTATCCCGCAGTGTATGCGCCGGAGCTTGCCGCACGTGTGCAATCCATCCGCGATTTTGACGAGTACATCACCGGCCCTGCATGTGGCTTCACTGGCGCCAGTGACTATTACCATCGCGCTGCTTCGGCGCGGGTTCTGGATCGCATTATGGTGCCGACGCTGGTGCTGCATGCATGTGACGACCCCTTCATCCGACTGACTGCCAACACGCGGCAGAAGCTGGTATGCAATCCGCACATCACGCTGCTGGAGCCGCAGAACGGTGGCCACTGCGCCTTCCTCGAACAACCCACGCAGGATTACGACGGCTATTATGCGGAACGCCTGTTGCTGGATTTTGTGAAAGACCGCGCTGCCGATTCTGCGCGGGAGCGGGTGCCGCTATGCTGA
- a CDS encoding YIP1 family protein, whose amino-acid sequence MSAYPEALPPGPIDQYDNQPPLTPVQRVLNIFYAPSKTFADLRRNRSWWLAFVVMAIFGYLFSTTALTKVGPRGLAESSIRNSPAQTERMQNASPEGRAQMISITASIMQVSLWAWPVFVLVSAAIGALLLWLGFNFILGGSGTYPGMFAVMIFAYLPGIFRSVLSTAVLLFGETENFNLNDPVGTNPGFYLGTDSSVFLKTLLGSVDVFSLWTLVLMAIGGAIVARVKVKNGVVMVLVTWLIYALGKAAIVAVRG is encoded by the coding sequence ATGTCCGCTTATCCTGAAGCACTCCCGCCGGGCCCCATCGACCAGTACGATAATCAGCCGCCACTCACGCCTGTTCAGCGTGTCCTCAACATCTTTTATGCGCCCTCGAAGACCTTCGCGGATCTTCGTCGCAACCGCTCCTGGTGGCTTGCATTCGTCGTCATGGCCATCTTCGGTTATCTCTTTAGCACCACGGCGCTGACCAAGGTTGGGCCGCGCGGACTGGCGGAATCTTCCATCCGTAACAGTCCCGCTCAGACGGAGAGGATGCAGAACGCCTCACCGGAAGGCCGTGCGCAGATGATCTCCATCACGGCTTCCATCATGCAGGTTTCGCTGTGGGCATGGCCGGTCTTTGTGCTGGTTTCGGCGGCCATTGGTGCTCTGCTGTTGTGGCTGGGGTTCAACTTTATTCTTGGCGGATCCGGCACATATCCCGGCATGTTTGCCGTGATGATCTTTGCGTATTTACCGGGCATCTTCCGATCCGTGCTGAGTACGGCGGTACTGCTCTTTGGCGAGACGGAAAACTTCAACCTGAACGACCCCGTCGGTACCAATCCGGGCTTCTATCTCGGCACTGACTCTTCTGTTTTCCTGAAGACTCTTCTTGGTTCGGTGGATGTGTTCTCGCTGTGGACGCTGGTTCTTATGGCGATTGGCGGGGCCATTGTGGCGCGTGTGAAGGTGAAAAATGGCGTGGTGATGGTCCTGGTTACATGGCTTATTTACGCGTTGGGTAAGGCCGCTATCGTCGCTGTCAGGGGTTGA
- a CDS encoding acyltransferase family protein, whose amino-acid sequence MPQTGVPPATQRFDSVDVLRGISIAAVVLHHCYIRFVIAGHDLGHVLPQALWRILFLNGGNGVTVFFAVSGFLITYISLRRFGSLTHLKPRVFYRIRFARIAPLLLALLALLSILHLLHINAFYISPKRATLPQALIAALTFHLNWLEAKRGYLPANWDVLWSLSIEEMFYLFFPLACLLLLRIRRVGMLLFCLLLTTLIVLAPLGRTLWAANELEAEKSYLGGMGAIAMGCLTALLLQRWQMRRTLPSPTKLLALAWSGGALMLFAEMPFRVTAIRPFMHWIAVRDLDDSLLTFGACMVIFGLVARNRAGSQWVVPIRWLGRLSYEVYLTHEFFVIGVTLLALHIGHTTGKGLGRGMVAWSLFTLLLSSAFGWLVATCFSEPMNRRLRGAPHPAELTSLPDRR is encoded by the coding sequence TTGCCGCAGACTGGGGTGCCGCCCGCGACACAGCGTTTTGACAGCGTGGATGTGTTGCGCGGCATCTCCATCGCGGCGGTGGTGCTGCATCACTGTTATATCCGCTTCGTAATTGCAGGACACGATCTCGGCCATGTTCTGCCACAGGCATTATGGCGAATACTGTTCCTCAACGGAGGCAACGGTGTCACGGTTTTCTTCGCCGTTTCCGGCTTCCTCATCACTTACATTTCACTGCGCCGCTTTGGCTCACTCACTCATCTGAAGCCACGTGTTTTCTATCGCATTCGTTTTGCACGTATTGCGCCTCTGCTGCTGGCTTTGCTTGCACTCCTCAGTATCCTGCACCTGCTGCACATCAATGCGTTTTACATCTCCCCAAAGCGCGCAACACTTCCACAAGCTCTCATTGCTGCACTCACTTTTCATCTCAACTGGCTCGAAGCAAAGCGCGGTTATCTCCCAGCGAATTGGGATGTCCTATGGTCTCTCTCGATTGAGGAGATGTTCTATCTTTTCTTTCCGCTTGCGTGCCTTCTGCTTCTGCGTATACGCCGCGTCGGTATGCTGCTGTTCTGCCTTCTGCTTACCACATTGATCGTGCTTGCCCCGCTGGGCCGAACCCTCTGGGCGGCCAACGAACTCGAGGCAGAAAAGTCCTACCTCGGCGGCATGGGTGCCATTGCCATGGGCTGCCTCACCGCGCTTCTTCTGCAACGCTGGCAAATGCGCCGGACCCTGCCTTCCCCCACCAAACTTCTTGCACTCGCATGGTCCGGTGGGGCGCTCATGCTCTTTGCGGAGATGCCGTTTCGCGTTACCGCCATCCGCCCGTTCATGCACTGGATTGCTGTACGTGATCTGGATGATTCGCTGCTTACGTTCGGCGCCTGCATGGTCATCTTCGGCCTCGTCGCCCGTAATCGTGCGGGTTCGCAGTGGGTCGTGCCAATTCGTTGGCTTGGCCGTCTTAGCTACGAGGTTTACCTTACACACGAGTTTTTCGTGATCGGCGTCACGCTCCTGGCGCTGCATATCGGCCACACTACCGGTAAGGGTCTGGGCCGCGGCATGGTGGCGTGGAGCCTGTTCACGTTGCTGCTCAGCTCTGCCTTTGGATGGCTTGTTGCCACCTGCTTTTCTGAGCCCATGAATCGCCGTCTCCGCGGCGCACCCCACCCTGCGGAACTTACTTCTCTGCCGGATCGTAGATAG
- a CDS encoding DUF5715 family protein, with amino-acid sequence MYDSPRPANGMPATPNGTVSRSLSVRTVALALAATLLPTLSHAATRHTAAHPAAKHGKAAPAHTTAAKSAKSHRNTELERAEAASRKPAKGHAAKRVTAAKPEVAIKRPAGREAIEAARAEVRGAHAAAQTKSAAVAEAPSRKAGAPAEAATVDRATQDRVHAWYKSHTTASSDETADIAAPAKPATAKAKPVKQVVAPDLSPTPRKATVEDFDRALEQQRQALRTAQAQNLARTTDDDDAAEAATQIPRTAPTARVALPFVHGDLLAQAASDQDTAVPDVAPPERVRTNTVDTASVDTTKANLPKPIVIRKDAASAVAAVKTAARKPELDPQTTQALTDATFDDDGDAPTDNTRTVKAAPVVRRAVAASDEDAADAAVIPAVKVDLYDTRGRIKMLPAMKGSHEILVHQNQMAVADGLDRIEDDDQLQQMRHYKLLVSLPNNESIMVNDTMPANRRYARPWTVRFLNDLARAHYARFHTPLVITSAVRTVEFQKHLVRINGNAAPPTGDVASPHLYGQAIDLGKRGMSMTEIAWMRAYLTPVEVAGKVDVEEEFQQACFHISVYRRYLGLPQKKNAPTPDALPQRRMELVKAVPAPSRRRRHISALLAAGVR; translated from the coding sequence ATGTATGATTCTCCGCGGCCGGCCAACGGCATGCCCGCGACCCCCAACGGAACCGTCTCCCGCTCTCTTTCGGTGCGCACGGTGGCGCTCGCCCTTGCGGCAACGCTGCTGCCCACCCTGAGTCATGCTGCCACCCGTCACACCGCCGCGCATCCTGCTGCAAAGCATGGAAAGGCTGCGCCTGCTCACACGACTGCTGCCAAATCCGCGAAGTCCCATCGCAATACGGAACTGGAGCGCGCGGAAGCAGCCTCTCGTAAACCTGCGAAGGGACACGCTGCGAAGCGGGTGACTGCTGCGAAACCGGAAGTCGCCATAAAACGGCCTGCCGGACGCGAAGCCATTGAGGCGGCGCGTGCCGAAGTGCGAGGCGCACATGCAGCGGCTCAGACGAAGTCTGCTGCCGTAGCCGAGGCCCCCAGCCGCAAGGCAGGCGCCCCGGCGGAAGCGGCAACTGTCGATCGCGCCACGCAGGACCGTGTTCATGCGTGGTACAAGTCGCACACGACTGCGTCCTCTGATGAAACGGCAGATATTGCTGCACCTGCCAAGCCCGCAACGGCGAAGGCAAAGCCGGTAAAGCAGGTGGTTGCACCGGATCTTTCTCCGACACCACGCAAAGCCACGGTGGAAGACTTTGATCGTGCGTTGGAACAGCAGCGGCAGGCCCTCCGTACGGCGCAGGCGCAAAATCTTGCTCGCACCACGGACGACGATGACGCCGCCGAGGCTGCCACGCAGATTCCCCGTACCGCGCCCACAGCCCGCGTTGCTTTGCCGTTCGTCCATGGCGATTTGCTGGCTCAGGCCGCCAGCGACCAGGACACTGCTGTGCCGGATGTTGCGCCGCCAGAGCGTGTTCGTACAAACACCGTCGACACGGCATCTGTGGATACAACAAAAGCGAATCTTCCTAAACCGATTGTGATTCGCAAGGATGCTGCTTCTGCAGTCGCTGCGGTGAAGACTGCGGCCAGGAAGCCGGAACTGGACCCGCAAACCACACAGGCGCTTACCGACGCCACGTTTGACGATGACGGCGATGCTCCGACAGATAACACTCGCACCGTTAAGGCTGCTCCTGTAGTACGGCGCGCTGTTGCTGCCAGCGATGAGGATGCGGCGGATGCAGCCGTGATTCCTGCCGTCAAGGTCGATCTGTACGATACGCGCGGACGCATCAAAATGTTGCCCGCCATGAAGGGCAGCCACGAAATCCTGGTGCACCAGAACCAGATGGCAGTTGCCGACGGTCTGGATCGCATTGAAGATGACGACCAGCTTCAGCAGATGCGGCATTACAAGCTGCTGGTGTCACTGCCGAATAACGAGTCCATCATGGTGAACGACACCATGCCTGCGAACCGGCGGTATGCGCGTCCGTGGACGGTTCGTTTTCTGAACGATCTGGCGCGCGCCCACTATGCGCGCTTCCATACGCCGCTGGTCATCACCTCCGCCGTGCGTACGGTCGAGTTTCAGAAGCATCTGGTCCGCATCAACGGCAATGCAGCACCACCCACTGGTGATGTCGCTTCGCCGCATCTTTATGGACAGGCCATTGACCTGGGCAAACGTGGCATGAGCATGACGGAAATCGCATGGATGCGTGCCTACCTTACGCCGGTGGAAGTTGCCGGAAAGGTTGACGTTGAAGAAGAGTTCCAGCAGGCCTGCTTCCATATCAGCGTCTATCGCCGCTACCTTGGATTGCCGCAGAAGAAGAATGCGCCCACACCGGACGCTTTGCCGCAGCGCAGGATGGAACTGGTAAAGGCTGTGCCGGCACCCTCCAGGCGCCGCAGGCATATCTCCGCATTGCTTGCTGCCGGAGTGCGTTAG
- a CDS encoding HD domain-containing protein has product MEPFETYQGWRGTLVKRIRTEALPPEKFSHQARLYALTREIAASVREPVDDDVLFGAAWVHDLGVFLGHRPSEPEALKRWDSTAYTVAHAGEVLRECGFPAEKIAAVIECIRTHEAHGEPTTVEGTILRDADLLEQLGAVAVMRTTAKIAQDTRFVTFADAARSLEKALVTVPPQIRLEKTRELAMPRIAALRSFLDSLQWESGGLLD; this is encoded by the coding sequence ATGGAACCCTTTGAGACGTACCAGGGCTGGCGCGGCACGCTGGTGAAGCGCATTCGTACAGAGGCCCTGCCTCCGGAAAAGTTCTCTCACCAAGCGCGTCTCTATGCGCTGACGCGGGAGATCGCCGCCAGTGTTCGCGAGCCTGTGGATGACGATGTCCTCTTTGGCGCGGCCTGGGTGCATGATCTGGGGGTGTTTCTCGGGCATCGGCCATCGGAGCCGGAGGCGTTGAAGCGGTGGGACTCCACAGCCTACACCGTGGCGCACGCAGGCGAAGTTCTGCGCGAATGCGGGTTTCCGGCAGAGAAGATTGCGGCTGTGATTGAGTGCATACGCACGCACGAGGCTCATGGAGAACCCACCACGGTGGAGGGGACGATTCTTCGCGACGCCGATCTGCTGGAGCAACTGGGTGCCGTCGCAGTGATGCGGACGACGGCAAAGATTGCGCAGGATACGCGGTTCGTTACCTTTGCCGATGCGGCGCGCTCGCTGGAAAAGGCGCTTGTCACGGTGCCGCCGCAGATCCGGCTGGAAAAGACGAGGGAACTCGCCATGCCGCGCATCGCCGCGCTGCGCAGTTTTCTGGATTCACTGCAGTGGGAATCGGGTGGCCTGCTGGATTAA
- a CDS encoding HdeD family acid-resistance protein, translated as MAGTEVVATERSHGVSIAISVLMIVLGFLALAMPLVAGVAVTAIFAWGLILMGFLHLVFAWQVRGVGAHLWEFLVALVYLFCGIYTFMHPLAGLVGLTAILGVYLLIKGIMEIVGGLAARSIPGSGWLLLDGVISLVLSCIIWAHVLAAATWVIGTLLGFSILFTGFSRLLLLMSVKRAYRTATV; from the coding sequence ATGGCTGGAACAGAAGTTGTCGCAACGGAACGTTCTCACGGCGTCTCCATCGCCATCAGCGTGCTGATGATTGTGCTTGGATTCCTTGCCCTGGCAATGCCTCTGGTAGCAGGCGTGGCGGTGACAGCCATCTTCGCCTGGGGCCTGATCCTGATGGGATTCCTGCACCTGGTATTCGCATGGCAGGTGCGCGGCGTGGGAGCACACCTGTGGGAATTTCTGGTCGCACTGGTCTATCTCTTTTGCGGCATTTATACCTTCATGCACCCGCTGGCCGGACTGGTGGGGCTGACCGCAATCCTCGGCGTCTATCTGCTCATCAAGGGCATTATGGAGATTGTGGGCGGCCTTGCAGCGCGAAGCATTCCCGGCTCCGGATGGCTGCTGCTGGACGGTGTTATTTCGCTCGTACTGTCCTGCATCATCTGGGCACACGTGCTGGCCGCTGCCACATGGGTCATCGGAACGCTGCTGGGATTTTCGATTCTGTTCACCGGCTTCTCGCGACTGCTGTTGCTGATGAGCGTGAAACGCGCCTACAGAACCGCAACCGTATAA
- a CDS encoding SGNH/GDSL hydrolase family protein, with product MKLTPHVLALCLILPVAASAQAKHIPDLRTEKIEWTWADRPESPNPALPNVLLLGDSITRAYYPSTVKALEGVANVYLFATSACSADPRYTAQLKDYMALAAVPFAVIHFNNGMHGWRFTEAEYAASLPGVVSTLKKLQPQARLVWTDTTPVRKDSDTGATNARIDQRNRDAAQVMQRLNISVDDQHALMQPHADMHSDDVHWNAAGSDLQAAQVAALVRRQLGR from the coding sequence ATGAAGCTGACGCCCCATGTTCTCGCACTGTGCCTCATCCTGCCTGTTGCAGCCAGTGCACAGGCAAAACATATACCGGATCTGCGCACGGAAAAGATTGAGTGGACGTGGGCCGATCGGCCCGAATCACCCAATCCGGCGCTGCCAAATGTTTTGCTGCTGGGCGATTCCATTACGCGTGCTTACTATCCGTCAACGGTGAAGGCGCTGGAAGGTGTTGCGAATGTGTATCTCTTCGCTACTTCGGCATGCAGCGCGGACCCGCGTTATACGGCACAGTTAAAGGACTACATGGCGCTTGCGGCAGTGCCGTTTGCGGTGATCCATTTCAACAACGGCATGCATGGATGGCGATTTACTGAGGCGGAATATGCGGCATCGCTGCCGGGCGTTGTCAGCACGTTGAAGAAGCTGCAGCCGCAGGCACGTCTGGTGTGGACCGATACGACACCTGTCCGCAAAGACTCGGATACAGGCGCTACGAATGCTCGCATTGACCAGCGCAATCGCGATGCGGCGCAGGTCATGCAGCGGCTCAACATCTCCGTGGACGATCAACATGCGTTGATGCAGCCACACGCGGACATGCATTCTGACGACGTTCACTGGAACGCGGCAGGCAGCGATCTGCAGGCTGCGCAGGTCGCTGCCCTGGTGCGGAGACAGTTAGGCCGCTGA
- the dacB gene encoding D-alanyl-D-alanine carboxypeptidase/D-alanyl-D-alanine-endopeptidase produces MSFRFLPVLLLSVSIASASGQTQALPTYDGLPLSERVQRITSEPNVVRAHWGVRVTKLDGTPVFTMNDVQLFQPASNAKLFTTATAIALLGADTTFETRVIANPLKPIHDGNLEGDLELAGDGDPNLSGTTLPYLSPAQRPKVDPNAPPVDPLRYLAQLADKVAATGLKHVAGNIVGDDTLFPYEPYPEDWSIDDAVWGYGAPVSALTINDNLINIKLKPGAKVGDPITYELSPAMPWYSIDTVDAKTGDAKSGSHLVIDRMPDSRNIRIYGSIAVDSAPDNEELAMNDPADYAATAFKMLLEQRGIKVDGKPVSKHRLPQNEGSFTVEARKPVTLPEAGVLAHRPAVSSENVPSASTNGSDVVLASFASQTVATDMMLTNKISQNLHAEIFLHQLGAAFGNGSTLSGARVVRTFVTQRAGVDPEDFIFFDGSGLSGHDLVTPRAITTLLQYAATQPWFAAWKATLPVGGEDGTLRARFPGAPMKDHVFAKTGTLSEARALSGYIDCASGQTLIFSVMVNAHTPRTSDDMKAMDRIVSAIAATN; encoded by the coding sequence ATGAGCTTCCGGTTTCTGCCTGTTCTGTTGCTTTCTGTGTCGATTGCATCTGCCAGTGGGCAGACGCAGGCGCTACCCACGTATGACGGCCTGCCCCTGTCGGAGCGTGTGCAGCGCATTACCAGCGAGCCGAATGTGGTGCGTGCACACTGGGGCGTGCGTGTGACGAAGCTGGACGGAACGCCGGTGTTCACCATGAACGATGTGCAGCTATTTCAGCCCGCGTCGAATGCGAAGCTGTTCACCACGGCTACGGCAATAGCGCTGCTTGGTGCGGATACGACCTTTGAAACGCGCGTGATCGCAAATCCTCTCAAGCCGATACACGACGGCAATCTGGAAGGCGATCTGGAATTGGCGGGTGACGGTGACCCGAATCTTTCGGGCACCACGTTGCCGTATCTCTCACCTGCGCAGCGACCAAAGGTTGACCCGAATGCACCGCCGGTTGATCCGCTGCGATATCTGGCGCAGCTTGCGGATAAGGTTGCTGCGACGGGGTTGAAACATGTTGCGGGGAATATCGTTGGTGATGACACGCTGTTCCCTTATGAGCCGTATCCCGAGGATTGGAGTATTGACGATGCGGTCTGGGGTTATGGTGCACCTGTCTCCGCGCTGACCATCAATGACAACCTGATCAACATCAAACTGAAGCCGGGTGCGAAGGTTGGCGACCCCATCACGTATGAGCTTTCACCTGCAATGCCGTGGTACTCCATCGACACGGTGGATGCGAAGACGGGCGATGCGAAGAGCGGTTCGCACCTGGTCATCGACCGTATGCCGGATTCGCGCAATATCCGCATCTATGGCTCGATTGCAGTGGATAGCGCGCCGGACAATGAAGAGCTTGCGATGAATGATCCCGCAGACTATGCGGCTACGGCGTTCAAGATGCTGCTGGAACAGCGTGGCATCAAGGTGGATGGGAAGCCTGTGAGCAAGCATCGGCTGCCGCAGAATGAAGGCAGTTTTACCGTGGAGGCGCGTAAGCCGGTGACGCTGCCAGAGGCCGGCGTATTGGCGCATCGCCCGGCTGTTTCGTCTGAAAATGTTCCTTCGGCTTCTACGAATGGCAGTGACGTTGTGTTGGCATCATTTGCATCGCAGACTGTTGCGACGGACATGATGCTGACCAATAAAATTTCGCAGAACCTTCATGCGGAGATTTTTCTGCATCAGCTTGGCGCGGCGTTTGGTAATGGTTCCACGTTGAGCGGGGCGCGTGTGGTGCGTACGTTTGTGACGCAGCGGGCAGGAGTGGATCCGGAAGATTTCATCTTCTTCGACGGCTCGGGGCTGAGCGGGCATGATCTTGTCACGCCACGCGCGATCACCACGCTGCTGCAATATGCAGCCACGCAGCCGTGGTTTGCGGCATGGAAGGCGACTCTGCCAGTGGGCGGCGAAGACGGAACATTGCGCGCGCGTTTCCCCGGTGCGCCCATGAAGGACCATGTGTTCGCGAAGACGGGAACATTAAGCGAAGCGCGTGCGCTGTCGGGATATATTGATTGCGCCAGCGGGCAGACGTTGATCTTCTCGGTGATGGTGAACGCGCATACGCCACGCACCAGCGATGACATGAAGGCGATGGATCGGATTGTGTCGGCGATTGCTGCCACAAATTGA
- the folP gene encoding dihydropteroate synthase, translating to MQIAHRGEYEWKLRTRALTLGKRTLVMGILNATPDSFSDGGEYVSPDTALQHALYMLDHGADIIDIGGESTRPGTAAGTTDAVSTDEEQARILPLIRSLIHTRPDTIISVDTYRASTARVAIDAGAEIVNDVSGMLWDRDMASTCAELRCGVVAMHTRGLPSEWATQPRLEPGRIIPTVMDELRETASRLMLAGCNQSSIVLDPGFGFGKIGNENWTLLHEMDRLQELGFPLLAGLSRKGFLGDTLRDPAGATPPAPQQRDEATAAANVMAAIAGAHIVRVHDVQRTREAVTIADRLREAAL from the coding sequence ATGCAGATTGCACACCGCGGCGAATATGAGTGGAAACTGCGCACACGCGCGTTGACGCTGGGGAAACGCACACTGGTCATGGGCATCCTCAATGCCACGCCGGACTCTTTCTCTGACGGCGGCGAGTACGTGTCCCCCGACACTGCCCTGCAACACGCGTTGTACATGCTGGACCACGGCGCCGACATCATCGACATTGGCGGGGAATCCACCCGCCCCGGCACGGCAGCAGGCACCACAGACGCGGTGAGTACAGACGAAGAACAGGCCCGCATCCTGCCCCTGATTCGCAGTCTTATACACACGCGACCGGACACGATCATCTCCGTAGACACCTACCGCGCCTCCACAGCGCGTGTTGCTATCGATGCAGGCGCAGAGATCGTCAACGATGTGAGCGGAATGCTGTGGGACCGCGACATGGCCTCTACCTGCGCGGAGTTGCGCTGCGGCGTCGTTGCCATGCACACACGCGGCCTGCCTTCTGAATGGGCCACGCAACCACGCCTGGAACCAGGCCGGATCATTCCCACGGTGATGGACGAGCTCCGCGAAACCGCCTCGCGGCTGATGCTTGCAGGATGCAACCAATCCAGCATTGTCCTTGATCCGGGCTTTGGCTTTGGCAAAATCGGCAATGAAAACTGGACGTTGCTGCACGAGATGGATCGTCTTCAGGAACTCGGCTTCCCTCTGCTTGCAGGGCTTTCACGTAAAGGCTTCCTTGGCGACACGCTGCGAGACCCGGCTGGAGCAACACCTCCCGCGCCGCAGCAACGCGATGAAGCCACCGCAGCAGCAAACGTCATGGCCGCAATCGCGGGCGCACACATCGTCCGCGTTCACGATGTCCAGCGCACACGTGAAGCTGTCACCATCGCAGACAGACTTCGCGAAGCTGCTCTTTAA